The segment CTATTGGCAAAAGTCAAACCGGATTTGGATCTAAGCCAATTCATGAAATGTTAACCGAAGCAGGAGTATGCAATGATTTAACAATAGTCTTAGGTGGTGGTCATGGTATATACAGGTCCAAAGATGGTCAGGATTACAGAATTAATCGTGTTGCCTCTTTCTTTAAAAGTTTGTTTTGTGACACTTGTACAAGTTCGATATCTTCTGAAGAGGATGCTACAAGTAAAACAGATATTAGCTTAAAATTATTAAATGCAATTAAGGATGGAAATATCCAAAAAATAGAGGAACTCATTGATATAGAAAGTTTAGATAAGTGTCATGAAATAAACGGTGGATTGTATAATTATTTGGCAGTGAGTATTAAATCTGAATCTATAGAGTCGCTTAAATACTTTGTAAGTAAAAAGGCAGATTTAGAGGGAAATTGCAGTGGAAAAACACCCTTAATGTATGCTGTTAAATACGGGCAATTAGATGCCGTGAAGCACTTACTCAAAAATGGAGCTGATTTAAATGCTACAAATAAGAAATCTGCGCTTCAATATGCTGTAAAATATAACCATACTGAAATCAAAAAATATATAGAGCAATACAAATCCGATTAAAAACTATTTACAACATTGTATATAAGTAATAACGGTTTAAGTGATAAAACGAAAATATAAACTTAAAATAATGGTCAGTGCAAAACCGAAAGGTTTGTGATTAGAAATCCGATACTACTCATATACTATACCGTTGTAGCACATTCTAAAATCACCCAATAAATTCAATGAAACCATTAACAAAGTATGCCAAAAACGGAGATATAAACATAGCATATCAGGTTATTGGAAATGGGCCTGTTGACTTCATATATGTTTCTGGTTGGATATCTAATATTGATATTTTATGGACTGATTCGAAAATTTCCACTTTTCTAAATAAAATCACCAAATTTTCAAGATTGATATTGTTCGATAAGAGAGGTACTGGATTATCCGATAGAGTTAGTGCTACATGCTCGTTAAAAGAACGGATGGATGATATTAGTTGTGTTTTGAAGGCCGTAGGATCAAAAAAAGCAATTTTGTTTGGACACTCTGAAGGAGGCACTGCTTCTTCCCTTTACGCTGCGACTTTTCCAGAACGCACAGTAGCATTAATAACATTTGGTGTATTCGCAAAGCGAAAATACTCAGCGGAATATCCTTGGGCACCAAAACCAGAACAACGTGAATCATTCTATCAGACTATCCAGAAGGAATGGGGAAATGGCCAAAAGATGGGGCTTGAGTATCTTATGCCTTCTTTAATTGAAGATAAAAAGTATTATGATTGGTTCGCAAGTTATCTGCGATCAGGAGCAAGCCCTGGAGCTGCACTTGCACTTGCCAAAATGAATACTGTAGCAGATATAAGTCTTGTATTAAAATCTATCAAAGTTCCTACATTAATACTTCATAGAACTGGTGATAAAGATGTGAATATAGAAGAAGGAAAATATTTAGCTGACAAAATACCAAATGCAAAATTCGTTGAACTACAAGGTAATGATCATCTCTTTTGGGTTGGTGACACTCATTCAGTAATTGCTGAGATTGAAGAATTTATAACAGGTATAAGGCCTATTAAATCAAAAGAGAGTACTGCTCAAAATTCAATTAACAAAAGAACAAGTGAATACTCAAAAATAAATATTGAAGATGTTATGCTAAACAATTTTCAATACAATTTAAAGATATCTGAGTTCGCTATTTTAAGTGGAAGAAGTTTGTCTGCTTTTAAAAGAGATTTTCAAACCCAATTCAAAACTACACCTTCATCTTGGTTAAAAAACAAGCGACTTGAATATGCTAGAGAACTTTTGTTAGAAAACAATTTAAATGTTAACGAGATATGTTATGAAATTGGCTTTATTAATAGCTCTCATTTCATTAAAGCTTTTAAAAACAAGTACCAATTACCGCCTAATAAATTCAAACAAGGGCTTCTTGACTCATAAACCTCACATTTAATAAACTTGGGCTTTAGAGAACACTATTTGAACTTTAGAGCAAATTGCCAGAAGATTTAATGTTTAATCTTTGATTTAGTATTTAATAACGCATTAAAATCTGAATCATATGGAATTAAACGAAAACAAATTACACGACTTATTAGGGAAAGTTGTAACAGAAATGGGCGCTGCGGCCAATGGACCTCTAATAACCATCGGTGATAAATTAGGGCTCTACAAAACATTATCAGAATCTAACGAAATGTCATCACAACAATTGGCAGATGCAACAAACACTGCAGAACGCTATATAAGAGAATGGGCTTCCGCTCAAGCTGCTTCGGGTTATATTAATTACAATCAGAATAGCAACACCTTTTCAATGACACCCGAACAAACTGCGGTTTTTGGTAATGCAAAAAGTCCTGTGTTTATGACAGGTGCTTTCTATGCTATTTCATCCTTATATTTTGATGAATCAAAAATTGAAAATGCTTTTAAAACGGGCGAAGGTGTTTCTTGGGGAGATCATAATAGTTGCTTATTCTGTGGTACAGAAAAGTTTTTCAGTCCCTCGTATGAAGGTAATTTAATTGGTAACTGGTTACCAGCTTTAGATGGCGTTGTAGAAAAATTACATCATGGTGCAAAAGTAGCCGATATTGGTTGTGGTCATGCAGCTTCAACTATTATTATGGCAAAAGCATTTCCAAATTCTACTTTTATTGGCTATGATTATCACGATAAATCTATAGAACAAGCAAAAGAGAGAGCAAAAGAAGCCGGAATTACAAATATTTCTTTTGAAGTTGCTACTGCTAAAGATTTTACCGGAAAAGATTTTGATTTTATTGCATTCTTTGATTGCTTGCACGATATGGGAGATCCTATAGGTGCTTGCGCTCACGCTAAGAATGCATTGAAACCAGATGGCACATGTATGATTGTTGAACCTTTTGCTCAAGATTCCTTAGCCGAGAACCTAAATCCTGTTGGGCGTGCATTTTACGCGTTTTCTACCATGCTTTGTGTACCTTGTTCTTTAAATCAAGAAGTTGGGAAAGCTTTAGGAGCGCAATCTGGAGAAAAACGATTAAAAGATACGATTATAGCTGGAGGGTTCAGCAGTTTCAAAAGAGCAACAGAAACACCATTTAACTTAATTTTGGAAGCGAGACCTTAAACCAAAACGTGCTACAACAACGAGTATAAGTAATAGCGATTTGAGTTCTAATTCAAATCGCTATTCTTTTTTATTTTGTAAATTACTTCCTGAAAAGTGGTGCTTTTTATTTCGCTACTACTCATACACGAAGACGTTGTATGCTATTAAAACCGGCTAGCATGAAAATTCTAAGTATTATATGTCTCCTTTTTGTTCTGCTGACCTCATGTAAACAGAAATCAACTGATGACTATGTTTCAGATTGGATAGTAGATCATGCTATCCCACTTAAGACCGTAGAAGCTGGAAATGGATTTGAAGACCTCACTCCAATTGGTAAAATCATAAGTAACGCACGAATCGTTTCCTTGGGGGAACCCACCCATGGTAATCGTGAGGTATTTCAATTGAAACACCGCTTTGTCGAATATCTCGTCACTGAAGAAGGATTTAACTTATTCGCTTTGGAATGCCCCTTTGGAGAAGCATTCGATGTTAATCAATATATTTTAGAAGGTATCGGAACTCCGGAAGAGGCTTTGGCAGGCATTTATTTTTCGACCTGGGATACAAAAGAGTTTGTGGAATTGTTAAAATGGATGCGTGCCTACAATGCAGATTCTGCTCATACTACCAAATTAAAGTTCTACGGTTTTGACATGCAGGATCCTGAGCGATCAGCACGAGTAATGTTGGACTACATAAAAAAGGTAGACACAGAATTATATCAATCTGTTAAAGCTGAATTAGCCATTCTTGAAATTCAATTTTCCGAGCCAATCTCCTTGGGACGAAGGCCCTATATTCCTAAAGAATATGATGAAGCGAGTTTATTGGCAATAAAAAATGTGATGAATGCTTTCCAGCAAAACAAAGAGACTTATAAATCTAAAACTACCGAAAAGGAATGGGTATGGGCACTACATTATGCACGGCAAGTAGAGTTGTGGATAGAAGCGTGTTTTAATGATGGTGAAAATTATGATGAAATACGAGATAAAGGTCAGGCTGAAAACATCAAATGGATGCTTGATCAGGAAGGAGA is part of the Formosa sp. Hel1_31_208 genome and harbors:
- a CDS encoding class I SAM-dependent methyltransferase, whose product is MELNENKLHDLLGKVVTEMGAAANGPLITIGDKLGLYKTLSESNEMSSQQLADATNTAERYIREWASAQAASGYINYNQNSNTFSMTPEQTAVFGNAKSPVFMTGAFYAISSLYFDESKIENAFKTGEGVSWGDHNSCLFCGTEKFFSPSYEGNLIGNWLPALDGVVEKLHHGAKVADIGCGHAASTIIMAKAFPNSTFIGYDYHDKSIEQAKERAKEAGITNISFEVATAKDFTGKDFDFIAFFDCLHDMGDPIGACAHAKNALKPDGTCMIVEPFAQDSLAENLNPVGRAFYAFSTMLCVPCSLNQEVGKALGAQSGEKRLKDTIIAGGFSSFKRATETPFNLILEARP
- a CDS encoding alpha/beta fold hydrolase, which codes for MKPLTKYAKNGDINIAYQVIGNGPVDFIYVSGWISNIDILWTDSKISTFLNKITKFSRLILFDKRGTGLSDRVSATCSLKERMDDISCVLKAVGSKKAILFGHSEGGTASSLYAATFPERTVALITFGVFAKRKYSAEYPWAPKPEQRESFYQTIQKEWGNGQKMGLEYLMPSLIEDKKYYDWFASYLRSGASPGAALALAKMNTVADISLVLKSIKVPTLILHRTGDKDVNIEEGKYLADKIPNAKFVELQGNDHLFWVGDTHSVIAEIEEFITGIRPIKSKESTAQNSINKRTSEYSKINIEDVMLNNFQYNLKISEFAILSGRSLSAFKRDFQTQFKTTPSSWLKNKRLEYARELLLENNLNVNEICYEIGFINSSHFIKAFKNKYQLPPNKFKQGLLDS